A single region of the Oryzias latipes chromosome 19, ASM223467v1 genome encodes:
- the bricd5 gene encoding BRICHOS domain-containing protein 5 isoform X1, whose product MARCWTRSEEEVEEERCADGGPSHFRQHKAFWVGLSALLLLVVVALGLVVPLRLSQPPSQLLQVVRISAPDPAGAPLNQSAVVDQQNDLVTFSVTSPANQTSTVLFDVKHGWICYKPANQESCFLQEMEQSDYDNVNSLFQDPSLQRHFQLPANRTQRQTEFLGVLTGARVNTSSLEEPLRALCRGGPVHWTRKADGPSKQRLVYFCIDICFPSNICVSVCFYYLPE is encoded by the exons ATGGCGAGGTGCTGGACGCGGtcggaggaggaggtggaggaggagcggtgcgcg GACGGGGGCCCGTCCCACTTCCGACAACACAAGGCGTTCTGGGTCGGCCTCTCCGCCCTCCTGCTGCTGGTCGTCGTCGCTCTGGGACTGGTCGTCCCCCTCCGGCTGTCCCAGCCCCCCTCTCAG CTTTTGCAGGTTGTGAGGATCTCGGCTCCGGATCCGGCCGGAGCTCCGCTCAACCAGTCAGCGGTTGTGGACCAGCAGAACGACCTTGTGACCTTTTCTGTGACCTCTCCGGCAAATCAGACGTCCACCGTGCTCTTTGACGTCAAACAC GGTTGGATTTGTTACAAGCCGGCCAATCAGGAGAGCTGCTTCCTGCAGGAGATGGAGCAGTCCGACTACGACAACGTGAACTCGCTCTTCCAGGACCCGTCGCTCCAG AGGCACTTCCAGCTCCCTGCGAACCGGACGCAGAGGCAGACGGAGTTCCTGGGAGTGCTGACCGGCGCTCGGGTGAACACCTCCTCGCTGGAGGAGCCCCTCAGGGCTCTGTGTCGGGGCGGGCCGGTCCACTGGACCCGCAAGGCCGACG GTCCCAGCAAACAGCGGCTGGTTTACTTCTGCATCGACATCTGCTTTCCCAGCAACATCTGCGTCTCCGTGTGCTTCTACTACCTGCCCGAGTGA
- the bricd5 gene encoding BRICHOS domain-containing protein 5 isoform X2 has translation MARCWTRSEEEVEEERCADGGPSHFRQHKAFWVGLSALLLLVVVALGLVVPLRLSQPPSQVVRISAPDPAGAPLNQSAVVDQQNDLVTFSVTSPANQTSTVLFDVKHGWICYKPANQESCFLQEMEQSDYDNVNSLFQDPSLQRHFQLPANRTQRQTEFLGVLTGARVNTSSLEEPLRALCRGGPVHWTRKADGPSKQRLVYFCIDICFPSNICVSVCFYYLPE, from the exons ATGGCGAGGTGCTGGACGCGGtcggaggaggaggtggaggaggagcggtgcgcg GACGGGGGCCCGTCCCACTTCCGACAACACAAGGCGTTCTGGGTCGGCCTCTCCGCCCTCCTGCTGCTGGTCGTCGTCGCTCTGGGACTGGTCGTCCCCCTCCGGCTGTCCCAGCCCCCCTCTCAG GTTGTGAGGATCTCGGCTCCGGATCCGGCCGGAGCTCCGCTCAACCAGTCAGCGGTTGTGGACCAGCAGAACGACCTTGTGACCTTTTCTGTGACCTCTCCGGCAAATCAGACGTCCACCGTGCTCTTTGACGTCAAACAC GGTTGGATTTGTTACAAGCCGGCCAATCAGGAGAGCTGCTTCCTGCAGGAGATGGAGCAGTCCGACTACGACAACGTGAACTCGCTCTTCCAGGACCCGTCGCTCCAG AGGCACTTCCAGCTCCCTGCGAACCGGACGCAGAGGCAGACGGAGTTCCTGGGAGTGCTGACCGGCGCTCGGGTGAACACCTCCTCGCTGGAGGAGCCCCTCAGGGCTCTGTGTCGGGGCGGGCCGGTCCACTGGACCCGCAAGGCCGACG GTCCCAGCAAACAGCGGCTGGTTTACTTCTGCATCGACATCTGCTTTCCCAGCAACATCTGCGTCTCCGTGTGCTTCTACTACCTGCCCGAGTGA
- the pgp gene encoding glycerol-3-phosphate phosphatase yields the protein MSGSKSCARLQGVLLQQLLDSVDSILFDCDGVIWRGDQVIPGAPQVINLLKQHGKRVFFLTNNSTKTRRMYADKMSTLGFDVTEQEVFGTAYGCAVFLQTACGLQGQKVFLMGSQAMRQELETVGIQQTGVGPDHVSGGPGDWANVPLDPEVKAVVVGFDQDFSYMKLNRALQYLIQKDCLFVGTNRDTRLPLEGGRAVPGTGCLLQAVETAAQRQAQTVGKPSPFMFDCLASQFGVERERCLMVGDRLDTDILLGSNCGLKTLLTLTGVSTLEDVAGHEESGCAERRRMVPDFYVESIADLLPALQG from the exons ATGTCCGGGTCCAAATCATGCGCGCGGCTGCAGGGggtcctgctgcagcagctgctggactCCGTGGACAGCATCCTGTTCGACTGCGACGGGGTCATCTGGCGGGGGGACCAGGTGATCCCCGGCGCGCCGCAGGTCATCAACCTGCTGAAGCAGCACGGGAAGAGGGTCTTCTTCCTCACCAACAACAGCACCAAGACCCGGAGGATGTACGCGGACAAGATGTCCACGCTGGGCTTTGACGTCACCGAGCAGGAGGTGTTCGGGACGGCGTACGGCTGCGCAGTCTTCTTGCAGACGGCCTGCGGGCTGCAGGGTCAAAAGGTCTTCCTGATGGGGAGCCAGGCCATGAGGCAGGAGCTGGAAACCGTGGGGATCCAGCAGACCGGGGTGGGACCGGACCACGTCTCAGGGGGCCCGGGGGACTGGGCAAACGTGCCCCTGGACCCGGAGGTGAAGGCCGTGGTGGTGGGCTTCGACCAGGACTTCAGCTACATGAAGCTGAACCGGGCCCTGCAGTACCTGATCCAGAAGGACTGTCTGTTTGTGGGGACCAACAGGGACACCAGGTTGCCCCTGGAGGGGGGCAGAGCCGTCCCAG GTACAGGCTGCCTGCTGCAGGCCGTGGAGACGGCGGCCCAGCGCCAGGCCCAGACGGTGGGCAAACCCAGCCCCTTCATGTTCGACTGCCTGGCCTCCCAGTTCGGCGTGGAGCGCGAGCGCTGCCTGATGGTGGGGGACCGCCTGGACACCGACATCCTGCTGGGCTCCAACTGCGGCCTGAAGACCCTCCTCACCCTGACGGGGGTCAGCACCCTGGAGGACGTGGCGGGCCACGAGGAGAGCGGCTGCGCAGAGAGGCGGAGGATGGTGCCGGACTTTTACGTGGAGTCCATCGCGGACCTCCTCCCTGCCCTGCAGGGGTGA